TTTCTTAATGCCAGATTTTTTACCAAGGTGATTTTGCTGGATAGGCTTGGGTTGATTTTATCTATGCTCAACAAAGTTATACACATCAGCAAGAAGTTGACCATCATGGAAGTCACCATGATATCTATTCCCAAAAAGAAATCTCCGGCAAAATGACTGCCCAAAATCCCGACACTTGCCATGGCACCACTCAGTATAATTGCCAAATATGGAGTATGAAAAGAAGGATGGATTTTAGTGATTGCTTTTGGAAAAATGCCGTCTTCAGCCCAGGCAAACATCAACCTCGAGACAGAGAGTAACATGGCAGGCAAATCATTGATCAGGGCTATGGCTGCCCCTGCAATAATCGCTACTGTCAATCCGGGCGGAAGTAGGTAACTCATCATTCCCGGAGCAGTGATGTCTTTTTGAAGCGATTCCTCTGCCACAAAACTCCAAGGAACAGCATGGTAAACCGCCCCTGTAAACAACATATAATATCCGCCCACTATCAAGATGGTCAAACCTATGGCCAAGGGGATTTTCTTAGTAGGATTTTTCGCCTCTCCACCAGCTTGGGCAATACTGTCAAAACCGATGAAACTTGCAAAAAGAATGGCTGAAGCTGAAAGGAAGTTGGGGAGTTGGAAGTCGGAAGTTGGAAAGTTTGAAACTATAGAGCCTTCTCCTTCCAAAATGGCTGAAAAGAAATCTTCATGCGTAAAACTGAATCCTGCTACAATCACTATCCCACCGAGCAAAAACATCAGGATCATCAAAGGTATTACCGTCTTTTCATACAATTTTGCTCCCCTGATATTGACATAAACAAAAATCCAAACCAATAATAGCGCAAGACTTACCCGCACAAGGCCTGAATCCAAGATTAAAGCAAGGCCTTCAAAAGAAAGTGCCGTTGCAATATCCCTGAAAAACGGAATCGTTACATAAGCTACCACCCCTATGACGATAGACAAGCCAAACCATTGGGAAAAACTGGCCACAAAACCCAAATAAGGATTTAATCCCCTGCTGGCGTAAATGTAGCTTCCACCTGCCCGAGGCATGGCTGTAGCTAAAATCGCATAGGCCATAGCCGCCAACAAAGCCGGAATGGCAGCAAAAATAAATGCATACAAAACATAGGGGCCAATTCCCGGAACATGTCTTTGGATCATAAAAGGAACCACGTTGATCGATGCTCCAAGCATGGAACAGACCCCTGTAGCTACCAGGCCCATCAATCCCAATTGTCGGGTAAGTGTGGGGTTGCTCATGCAAAATAGTGTTTACTCATTGCAGCAAAATCCAACTATTTTCTTTAAAATCAAATAGAAATAGACGGTTGGGTTTTATTTTTTTAATTTCATTTCCACCGATCAAATTTATTCATGGGCAAGATTAGAATTCGTAATTTAGAGGAAAAAATAAGTATTCTTAAAGATGAGGATTTTGGTAATTGAGGATGAGCCGGGAATTTCAGGGTTTCTAAAACTGGGGTTGGAAGAAGAATCCTACGCGGTAGATGTGGCAGAAGAAGGGAAAAAAGGGCTCTATATGGCTTTGACTGGTGAATATGATTTATTGTTGATTGATTGGATGCTTCCCGGAATGAGCGGTATTGAGATTACAAGAAATTTCAGGAAGGAATTTCCTCATACCCCTGTTATATTTTTGACTGCTAAGGATACTCCTGAGGAGGTTGTCTTCGCACTACAGCAAGGAGCAAATGACTTCATTAGAAAACCTTTCAACTTTGAAGAACTTCTAGCTAGAATACAAGTTCAGTTACGTCCTAAAACAGGTGAACAATCTATTTTCAAATTAGGTCCAATTACCTTGTACACCGATAATCACAGCATTGAGAAAGATGGCAAAGAAATCACACTCACCCAAAAGGAGTTTGCCTTATTGGAATACCTCATCCGAAACAAAGGCAAAGTCTGCAGAAGAAGCAGGATTATAGAGAGTGTTTGGGACATGCATTTTGATTATGACACGGGAGTAATTGACGTTTTTATCAATTCCCTAAGAAAAAAACTTGGTTTCACTAAAGATGATAACTTTATTCAAACCATCAGAGGAATAGGGTATATGGCCAAAGAAGAATGAAACTGAATTATAAAAACCGGATATCCCTTAGACTCATCATAGCATCTGCCCTGATTGTGGCACTTTCATTTTTCATTATCTATGAAGTCGCACATTGGACCATTTTATTTAATATTGATCAAAGACTTTCAGAGGAACTGAAGGAGCATGAAGGTCAGATTTCCATCATTGACGGTGAAGTACGGTTTGTCCACAAAGGTGAATGGGAAGAAAGAGAACACAGAGAAATTCAATTCAATCCGATCTATATCGAAATCGTAGATAAGAAAGGGAATTCATTGGACAAATCCCCCAATCTGGGGGAGGTAAACTTGCTTTTTAGACCGGATTATTCGGATCCAAACAAAGGGTTTAATTTGTCTTTAAAACAAGGGGAAGTTAGACAAATGCAGATTGCGCTAAATAATGGTGATCAGGGAGTAGGATATTTGATGATAGCAACATCCTTTAGTAACCAAAGTCTTCTTTTGAATAACCTGAAAAAAATATTATTTCTTCTTTTTCCATTAATCCTCTTTTCTCTATATCTCACTTTACGGTACCTGGCAGGAAAAAGCATTGAGCCTGTATTGTATATCACCGAAAAAGCAAAGGAGATAACAACCAAAAATATCAACGAACGGATTCAATTGCCCAAGCATCAGGATGAAATCAAAGATCTGTCAATGGCCATCAATGACCTTTTGGACAGGCTCGAAAAAGCAATGGAGCGGGAAAAACAGTTTACTTCAGATGCTTCACATGAACTCAGAACGCCCCTTTCTGTACTTAAAGGCAACTTTGAAGTTTTGATCAGAAAATCCAGAGAGCCCCAAGAGTATGTCTCAAAAATCACTTCGGGTTTGAAAACAATCGACCACTTAAACAGTGTTTTGGATCAGCTTCTTTCCCTTGCAAGACTACAAACTGAAAGTATTGACCTGCATGAAGTAGATTTGATCTATTTGGTGGAAGAAATAGTAGGGAGTGTCAAAGAACATCAAAATTTCAGGAACATTTCCATTGAAAACCAATTGGATCAACCTGTTTATGTTTTATCCAATGAAAATGCACTTTCCATGGTCTTTCAAAATCTTCTTGAAAATTCCTTGAAATATTCTCAAAATGACTCAGATGTTCAGATTCGAATAAAAAAATCACCTTCAGGAGTCGATGTGGACATTTGTGATCATGGAATAGGAATAGAACCTGAACATATAACAAAGATATTCAATCCGTTTTTTAGAGGAGACAGTTCCATATTGGGCCGGATCAAAGGCGCGGGATTGGGTTTGTCCATTGTGAAGAGGCTTTGTGATGACCTCAAAATTCAAATTGAGGTGAAAAGTGAAAAAGATAACGGCACCATTTTTACATTAAAATTTGATGAATCCCTGATCCAATCTTAAGCAAATCTTAAGAATTCCTTAAGTCTGTTCTAAGGTACCTTGTAGAACTTTGTTCTATCAAACCTGAGGTGCCATGTTAGACAAAATCATCCGTTGGAGTGTAGGAAACAAAATTATTGTTTTTCTTTTTGTCCTTGGACTCATTGGCTTCGGTTCATATTCGCTTTCGCAGATACCCATTGGGGCAGTTCCTGATGTAACCAACAATCAGGTACAGGTGATCACCACTTCAAGAAATCTTTCTACCGAAGATGTGGAAAAATACCTGACCTACCCTATTGAGTTGGAAATGGTCAACCTGCCCGGAGTAAAAGAAATCCGTTCAGTCTCCAAATTCGGACTTTCTGTTGTCACAATAGTTTTTGAAGATAACATGGGTACTTATCTCCCCCGGCAATTGATCGCTGAAAAAATCAAAACTGCTGAGGAAAATATCCCTACAGGTTTTGGTCAACCATTTATGGGGCCTATCTCCACCGGTCTTGGAGAGATATTTCAATACATCATTGATGTCAAACCCGGCTTCGAGGATCGTTATACTTTGACCGATCTGAGGACAATTCAGGATTG
This window of the Aquiflexum balticum DSM 16537 genome carries:
- a CDS encoding APC family permease, with product MSNPTLTRQLGLMGLVATGVCSMLGASINVVPFMIQRHVPGIGPYVLYAFIFAAIPALLAAMAYAILATAMPRAGGSYIYASRGLNPYLGFVASFSQWFGLSIVIGVVAYVTIPFFRDIATALSFEGLALILDSGLVRVSLALLLVWIFVYVNIRGAKLYEKTVIPLMILMFLLGGIVIVAGFSFTHEDFFSAILEGEGSIVSNFPTSDFQLPNFLSASAILFASFIGFDSIAQAGGEAKNPTKKIPLAIGLTILIVGGYYMLFTGAVYHAVPWSFVAEESLQKDITAPGMMSYLLPPGLTVAIIAGAAIALINDLPAMLLSVSRLMFAWAEDGIFPKAITKIHPSFHTPYLAIILSGAMASVGILGSHFAGDFFLGIDIMVTSMMVNFLLMCITLLSIDKINPSLSSKITLVKNLALRKTIGWLGTLILTFFLVIHTWKDLNSEAAAWYFHSTPIWLIVMAIASMIFYFKFTQMKKKGVDVRSLFSRLP
- a CDS encoding response regulator transcription factor produces the protein MRILVIEDEPGISGFLKLGLEEESYAVDVAEEGKKGLYMALTGEYDLLLIDWMLPGMSGIEITRNFRKEFPHTPVIFLTAKDTPEEVVFALQQGANDFIRKPFNFEELLARIQVQLRPKTGEQSIFKLGPITLYTDNHSIEKDGKEITLTQKEFALLEYLIRNKGKVCRRSRIIESVWDMHFDYDTGVIDVFINSLRKKLGFTKDDNFIQTIRGIGYMAKEE
- a CDS encoding sensor histidine kinase: MKLNYKNRISLRLIIASALIVALSFFIIYEVAHWTILFNIDQRLSEELKEHEGQISIIDGEVRFVHKGEWEEREHREIQFNPIYIEIVDKKGNSLDKSPNLGEVNLLFRPDYSDPNKGFNLSLKQGEVRQMQIALNNGDQGVGYLMIATSFSNQSLLLNNLKKILFLLFPLILFSLYLTLRYLAGKSIEPVLYITEKAKEITTKNINERIQLPKHQDEIKDLSMAINDLLDRLEKAMEREKQFTSDASHELRTPLSVLKGNFEVLIRKSREPQEYVSKITSGLKTIDHLNSVLDQLLSLARLQTESIDLHEVDLIYLVEEIVGSVKEHQNFRNISIENQLDQPVYVLSNENALSMVFQNLLENSLKYSQNDSDVQIRIKKSPSGVDVDICDHGIGIEPEHITKIFNPFFRGDSSILGRIKGAGLGLSIVKRLCDDLKIQIEVKSEKDNGTIFTLKFDESLIQS